From the Luteolibacter rhizosphaerae genome, one window contains:
- a CDS encoding phospholipase D-like domain-containing protein, whose protein sequence is MRELILNEEIYDRVIVDLVPQARRFLWIVTADIKDLHVPTGKRAVPFLKVLADLVEQGVGVRLIHAKEPGPRFRADFDRYPVLVESDLFERVLCPRVHTKAVIADGKSAFVGSPNLTGAGMGAKHRDKRNFEAGFLTDEPADLGKLMAWVDELFIGEFCGRCRLRDRCPDPLDGD, encoded by the coding sequence GTGCGCGAGCTGATCCTGAACGAGGAGATCTACGACCGGGTGATTGTGGACCTGGTGCCACAGGCGCGCCGCTTCCTCTGGATCGTCACGGCGGATATCAAGGATCTCCACGTGCCCACGGGGAAGCGGGCGGTTCCTTTTCTCAAGGTGCTGGCGGATCTGGTGGAGCAGGGAGTGGGCGTGCGGCTGATTCATGCCAAGGAGCCGGGGCCTCGCTTTCGGGCGGATTTCGATCGCTATCCCGTGCTTGTCGAAAGCGACCTTTTCGAGCGTGTCCTTTGTCCCCGGGTCCACACCAAGGCGGTGATCGCGGATGGCAAGAGCGCCTTTGTCGGCTCGCCGAATCTGACCGGTGCGGGGATGGGGGCGAAGCACCGCGACAAGCGGAACTTCGAAGCTGGATTCCTCACCGACGAGCCGGCGGACCTCGGCAAGCTGATGGCTTGGGTTGACGAGCTTTTCATCGGGGAGTTCTGCGGGCGCTGCCGTCTCCGCGACCGCTGTCCGGATCCGCTCGACGGCGATTGA
- a CDS encoding TraB/GumN family protein: protein MACAASLLRVFLVVAACLLPATLHAEPEHPVKPLLWKVEGPGVEKPAYLFGTIHIGKTAAAKLHPAADKAFKQATVLHTEAPFDPATQTASIGMLTRTDGKELAESIGPDLSKRVAEELKHINDELDSTPFQTVKTWYVAYMLPMLPYMLDGAKPLDMALWDRAEKAKKKTSGMQTPEEQAIGFEELTEEEQTTLLKNTLAMMKKYRVERKDPMAELVTAYISGDIERIDAQATKSIEETFHGEDKALGERLLKSILTDRDAIMTDYIDATLKKSPAQVHFFAAGAAHYTGKESVRARLERRGYKVTRIEE, encoded by the coding sequence ATGGCCTGCGCCGCATCCCTCCTTCGTGTCTTCCTTGTCGTGGCGGCTTGCCTTCTTCCCGCTACTCTGCACGCGGAGCCGGAGCATCCGGTGAAGCCGCTGCTATGGAAGGTGGAGGGCCCCGGAGTCGAGAAGCCCGCCTATCTGTTCGGTACCATTCACATTGGCAAAACGGCCGCGGCCAAGCTCCACCCGGCGGCGGACAAGGCCTTCAAGCAAGCGACGGTGCTCCACACGGAGGCACCCTTCGACCCGGCCACGCAGACCGCGTCGATCGGGATGCTCACGCGCACGGATGGCAAGGAACTGGCGGAATCGATCGGGCCGGATCTCTCCAAGCGGGTGGCGGAGGAACTGAAGCACATCAACGATGAGCTGGACTCCACGCCCTTCCAGACCGTGAAGACTTGGTATGTAGCCTACATGTTGCCCATGCTTCCCTACATGCTCGATGGCGCGAAGCCGCTCGACATGGCGCTATGGGATCGGGCGGAGAAGGCTAAAAAGAAGACCTCGGGCATGCAGACTCCCGAGGAGCAGGCGATCGGCTTCGAGGAGTTGACCGAGGAGGAGCAGACGACCCTCCTGAAGAATACGCTGGCGATGATGAAGAAGTATCGCGTGGAGCGGAAGGATCCGATGGCCGAACTGGTGACTGCCTACATCAGTGGGGATATCGAGCGGATTGATGCGCAGGCGACGAAGTCGATCGAAGAGACCTTCCACGGTGAGGACAAGGCGCTCGGCGAGCGGCTTCTCAAGAGCATCCTGACCGATCGCGATGCGATCATGACGGACTACATCGATGCCACGCTGAAGAAGTCTCCTGCCCAAGTTCACTTCTTTGCCGCCGGAGCCGCGCACTATACGGGGAAGGAAAGCGTGCGGGCGCGGCTGGAACGGAGGGGCTACAAGGTCACGCGGATTGAAGAGTAG
- a CDS encoding LLM class flavin-dependent oxidoreductase has protein sequence MKTLRDIRLSVLDLSPITEGGTVAESFRNSVDLAQHVEALGYTRFWLAEHHNIPGIASAATSVLIGHVAAATKTIRVGSGGIMLPNHAPLVIAEQFGTLEALYPGRIDLGLGRAPGTDQTTSRALRRDPSAADDFPAQVQELIALLGRPNPAQRVKAIPGANSNVPVWLLGSSTFSARLAGFLGLPFAFAAHFAPRLLFEALEIYRDSFQPTERWPEPYAMVGVPVIAAETDEEARYLSTSAQQQILNLIRHAPTPVPPPIPTMDGRWSPAEKAAVHDFLGAAVIGGPDTIREKLEKLVEATQADELIVHSGFYRHEDRKKSYQIVSEVWRSEATTLQSA, from the coding sequence ATGAAGACTCTCCGCGACATCCGGCTCTCGGTTCTCGATCTATCACCGATCACCGAGGGTGGGACCGTGGCGGAGAGCTTCCGCAACAGCGTGGATCTGGCGCAGCACGTGGAGGCGCTGGGCTACACCCGCTTCTGGCTGGCGGAGCACCACAATATCCCGGGCATCGCCAGCGCGGCGACCTCTGTTCTCATCGGCCATGTCGCCGCGGCTACCAAGACGATCCGCGTGGGATCAGGCGGGATCATGCTGCCGAACCACGCGCCGCTGGTGATCGCCGAACAGTTCGGCACCTTGGAGGCGCTCTACCCCGGACGCATCGATCTCGGCTTGGGCCGCGCACCCGGAACCGATCAAACCACCTCGCGCGCCCTACGCCGCGATCCGAGCGCTGCGGATGATTTCCCGGCTCAAGTGCAGGAGCTCATCGCCCTGCTCGGCAGGCCCAATCCCGCACAGCGGGTGAAGGCAATTCCCGGAGCGAACTCGAACGTGCCGGTATGGCTGCTGGGCTCCAGCACCTTCAGCGCGCGGCTGGCTGGTTTTCTCGGCCTGCCCTTTGCCTTCGCCGCCCACTTCGCGCCGCGGCTTCTCTTCGAAGCGTTGGAGATCTACCGCGACAGCTTCCAGCCTACAGAGCGCTGGCCGGAACCCTACGCGATGGTCGGCGTGCCCGTGATCGCCGCGGAGACCGATGAGGAAGCGCGCTATCTCTCCACCTCAGCACAGCAGCAGATCCTCAATCTGATCCGGCATGCCCCCACGCCTGTGCCGCCACCCATCCCCACCATGGACGGACGCTGGAGTCCGGCGGAAAAGGCGGCCGTCCACGACTTCCTCGGCGCGGCCGTCATCGGCGGCCCGGATACAATCCGTGAGAAGCTGGAGAAACTGGTGGAAGCCACCCAAGCCGACGAACTGATTGTCCACTCGGGCTTCTACCGCCATGAGGACCGCAAGAAGAGCTACCAGATCGTCTCGGAGGTCTGGCGCTCGGAGGCGACTACTCTTCAATCCGCGTGA
- a CDS encoding alkene reductase has product MSLLHQPVKIGAWELPNRIVMAPLTRCRSSEGRVPNALMAEYYRQRASAGLILSEATSISPMGVGYPDTPGLWSQEQVEGWKLVTKAVHEAGGRIIAQLWHVGRISDPHYLGGAQPVSSSALAQPGHVSLLRPQKPYEVPRALELQEIPGIIEEYRKAAQNALEAGFDGVEIHGANGYLPHQFLNDETNKRTDSYGGSIENRARFMLEAVDAAISVWGADRVGLHLSPSLPENGNGDSDPAATYGHVARECSARGIAFIFVREALDSPRFSKGIRKAFTGAFIANQELSGEQGEDLLKKDEADAISYGRLYIANPDLPERLEAGAPLNKPNAATFYAQGAEGYTDYPTLDEIAQLA; this is encoded by the coding sequence ATGTCTCTGCTGCATCAACCCGTGAAGATCGGCGCCTGGGAGCTGCCGAACCGCATCGTCATGGCACCGCTCACGCGCTGCCGCTCCAGCGAAGGCCGCGTGCCGAACGCCCTGATGGCGGAGTACTATCGCCAGCGTGCTAGCGCCGGCCTGATCCTGTCCGAGGCCACCTCCATCTCGCCGATGGGCGTGGGCTATCCCGATACTCCCGGCCTCTGGTCGCAGGAGCAGGTGGAAGGGTGGAAGCTGGTGACGAAGGCCGTGCATGAAGCCGGTGGCCGGATCATCGCGCAGCTCTGGCACGTGGGCCGCATTTCCGACCCACACTATCTGGGTGGCGCACAGCCGGTTTCCTCCAGCGCCCTCGCACAACCGGGCCATGTGAGCCTGCTGCGCCCGCAGAAGCCCTACGAGGTGCCGCGCGCCTTGGAGCTCCAGGAGATCCCCGGGATCATCGAGGAATATCGCAAGGCGGCGCAGAACGCGCTGGAAGCGGGATTCGACGGCGTGGAGATCCATGGTGCGAACGGCTACCTGCCGCACCAGTTCCTCAACGACGAAACCAACAAGCGCACCGACTCTTACGGTGGCAGCATCGAGAACCGCGCGCGCTTCATGCTGGAAGCAGTGGATGCCGCAATCTCCGTGTGGGGGGCGGACCGTGTGGGTCTCCACCTCTCCCCCTCTCTGCCGGAGAATGGCAATGGCGATTCCGATCCCGCCGCCACCTACGGCCACGTGGCCCGCGAGTGCAGTGCCCGCGGCATCGCCTTCATCTTCGTCCGGGAGGCTCTGGATTCCCCGCGCTTCAGCAAGGGCATCCGCAAGGCCTTCACCGGCGCCTTCATCGCCAATCAGGAATTGAGCGGCGAGCAGGGCGAGGATCTCCTGAAGAAGGACGAAGCCGATGCGATCTCCTATGGCCGCCTCTACATCGCCAATCCGGATCTGCCGGAACGCCTTGAGGCAGGTGCGCCGCTGAACAAGCCGAACGCTGCCACCTTCTACGCACAAGGGGCGGAAGGATACACCGACTACCCGACCTTGGACGAGATCGCGCAGTTGGCTTGA
- a CDS encoding NAD(P)-dependent alcohol dehydrogenase, translating into MSTKAYAAQSATAALAPFSIDRREPGPTDIHIEILYCGVCHSDLHQARNEWHNTVYPCVPGHEIVGRVTKTGDKVSKFKIGDLAAVGCMVDSCRECDNCKAGLEQYCLSFPTFTYNGEDKISGGITFGGYSDAIVVDEAFSLRIPDGLDPAAAAPLLCAGITTYSPLRHWKVGPGKKVGIVGLGGLGHMGVKFAHAMGAHTVLFTTSPSKVEDGLKLGADEVVISKDANAMQKHAASFDFILDAVSADHDINAYLSLLKLDGNLTLVGAPENPLPVAAFNLLLPRRSFSGSAIGGIAETQEMLDFCAKQGIASEIEMIDIQQVNEAYDRLLKGDVKYRFVIDMASLKN; encoded by the coding sequence ATGAGCACCAAAGCCTACGCGGCCCAGTCCGCCACCGCCGCCCTCGCCCCGTTCAGCATCGATCGCCGTGAGCCGGGCCCGACCGACATCCACATCGAGATCCTCTACTGCGGCGTCTGCCACTCCGACCTCCACCAGGCCCGCAACGAGTGGCACAACACGGTCTACCCCTGCGTTCCAGGCCACGAAATCGTCGGCCGCGTCACCAAGACCGGTGACAAGGTGAGCAAGTTCAAGATCGGTGATCTCGCCGCCGTCGGCTGCATGGTTGACTCCTGCCGCGAATGCGACAATTGCAAGGCAGGCTTGGAGCAATATTGCCTCAGCTTCCCCACCTTCACTTACAACGGCGAGGACAAGATCTCGGGCGGCATCACTTTCGGCGGTTACTCGGACGCCATCGTGGTCGATGAGGCCTTCAGTCTCCGAATCCCGGACGGACTTGATCCCGCTGCCGCCGCGCCACTGCTCTGCGCGGGGATCACCACCTACTCGCCCCTGCGCCACTGGAAGGTCGGCCCGGGCAAGAAGGTGGGCATCGTCGGGCTCGGCGGCCTCGGTCACATGGGGGTGAAGTTCGCCCACGCGATGGGCGCGCACACCGTGCTCTTCACGACCTCTCCCTCCAAGGTGGAGGACGGCCTGAAGCTGGGTGCGGACGAAGTCGTGATCTCGAAGGACGCGAACGCGATGCAAAAGCACGCCGCGAGTTTCGACTTTATCCTCGATGCCGTCTCCGCGGATCACGACATCAATGCCTATCTCTCGCTGCTCAAGCTGGACGGCAATTTGACGCTGGTCGGCGCGCCGGAGAATCCGCTGCCGGTGGCCGCCTTCAATCTCCTGCTGCCCCGCCGCAGCTTCTCCGGCTCCGCCATCGGCGGCATCGCGGAAACGCAGGAGATGCTCGACTTCTGTGCCAAGCAGGGGATCGCGAGCGAGATCGAAATGATCGACATCCAACAGGTCAACGAAGCCTACGACCGTCTGCTTAAGGGCGATGTGAAGTACCGCTTCGTCATCGACATGGCCTCTCTCAAGAACTGA
- a CDS encoding SDR family NAD(P)-dependent oxidoreductase — translation MDLQLTGKLALVTGSTAGIGLAIAKTLAAEGARVIINGRTQARVDEAIAAIRQDVPDASLESFAGDLGKVEESDRIATEFPDVEVLVNNLGIFEPKPFEEIPDADWYRFFETNFMSGMRLSRTYLAKMKSRNWGRIIFISSESSSDVPAEMIHYGVTKTMQVSLARGLAGLTTGTGVTVNTIMPGPTWSEGVEQFVKDLARDQNKPSEQVEKEFFTTMRPNSLLRRFIQTDEIASFVAYVASPRSAATNGAALRAEGGLLHSLF, via the coding sequence ATGGACCTTCAACTCACCGGCAAACTCGCCCTCGTCACCGGCTCGACCGCCGGCATCGGCCTCGCCATCGCCAAGACCCTCGCAGCGGAGGGTGCCCGCGTCATCATCAACGGCCGCACGCAGGCCCGTGTCGATGAAGCCATCGCCGCTATCCGGCAGGATGTGCCCGATGCATCCCTCGAAAGCTTCGCCGGCGATCTCGGCAAGGTGGAAGAGAGCGATCGGATCGCCACCGAATTCCCCGATGTGGAAGTCCTCGTCAACAATCTCGGCATCTTCGAGCCGAAGCCCTTTGAGGAAATCCCCGATGCCGATTGGTATCGCTTCTTCGAGACCAACTTCATGAGCGGCATGCGCCTGAGCCGCACCTACCTGGCGAAGATGAAGTCGCGCAACTGGGGCCGCATCATCTTCATCTCCAGCGAGTCCTCCTCCGACGTGCCGGCGGAAATGATCCACTACGGCGTGACGAAGACCATGCAGGTCTCGCTCGCCCGTGGCCTCGCCGGGCTCACCACCGGCACTGGCGTCACGGTGAATACCATCATGCCTGGTCCGACATGGTCGGAAGGTGTGGAGCAATTCGTGAAGGATCTCGCCCGCGACCAGAACAAGCCCTCAGAGCAAGTGGAGAAGGAGTTCTTCACCACCATGCGCCCCAATTCGCTGCTGCGTCGCTTCATCCAGACGGATGAGATCGCCTCCTTTGTCGCCTACGTCGCCAGCCCGCGCTCCGCGGCCACCAATGGTGCGGCCCTCCGCGCCGAGGGCGGTCTGCTTCACAGTCTCTTCTAG
- a CDS encoding aldo/keto reductase, whose amino-acid sequence MEYRYLGGSGLKVPVLTLGTGTFGGKGPLFEAWGNSGVEEAKRLVDVSLEAGLTMFDSADVYSAGHAEEILGKAIQGRRDQVLISTKATFRTGEGPNDIGSSRHHLTEAINASLKRLGTDYIDLFQLHGFDAQTPIEETLSTLDDLIRAGKIRYIGVSNFSGWHLMKSLAIAEKYGWARYVAHQAYYSLIGRSYEWELMPLGIDQKIGAVVWSPLGWARLTGKIRRGTPLPKDSRLQSQLNVDVGPPVDEEYLYRVVDALDEIAAETGKTIPQIALNWLLQRPTVSTIVIGARNEEQLKQNLGAVGWNLTKEQVAKLDAASDTPKAYPYFHQANFERNPSPVA is encoded by the coding sequence ATGGAATACCGATATTTAGGAGGCTCCGGGCTGAAGGTCCCGGTTTTAACGCTCGGCACTGGCACCTTCGGCGGCAAGGGCCCGCTCTTCGAGGCCTGGGGCAACAGCGGCGTGGAAGAAGCCAAGCGCTTGGTCGACGTGAGCTTGGAAGCCGGGCTCACGATGTTCGATAGCGCGGACGTTTACTCTGCCGGACATGCCGAGGAAATCCTTGGGAAAGCCATCCAGGGCCGCCGTGACCAAGTGCTGATCTCGACCAAGGCCACCTTCCGCACCGGCGAGGGCCCGAACGACATCGGATCCTCCCGGCACCACCTGACCGAAGCCATCAACGCGAGCCTGAAGCGACTCGGAACGGATTACATCGATCTCTTCCAACTCCACGGCTTCGACGCCCAGACCCCGATCGAGGAGACGCTCTCCACATTGGATGACCTCATCCGCGCCGGAAAGATCCGCTACATCGGCGTGTCGAACTTCTCCGGCTGGCATCTGATGAAGTCCTTGGCCATCGCAGAGAAGTATGGCTGGGCGCGCTACGTGGCACACCAAGCTTACTACTCCTTGATCGGCCGCAGCTACGAATGGGAGCTGATGCCGCTGGGAATCGATCAGAAGATCGGCGCCGTCGTCTGGAGCCCGCTCGGCTGGGCGCGCCTGACCGGCAAGATCCGCCGCGGCACCCCGCTGCCGAAGGACAGCCGCCTGCAATCCCAGCTCAACGTGGACGTGGGCCCCCCAGTGGATGAAGAGTATCTCTACAGGGTCGTCGACGCGCTTGACGAAATCGCCGCCGAAACCGGCAAGACCATCCCGCAAATCGCGCTCAACTGGCTGCTGCAGCGCCCGACCGTCTCCACCATTGTCATCGGCGCACGCAACGAGGAGCAACTGAAGCAGAACCTCGGCGCGGTGGGCTGGAACCTTACAAAAGAGCAGGTGGCCAAACTCGACGCGGCGAGCGATACACCAAAGGCGTATCCCTATTTCCACCAAGCCAACTTCGAGCGGAATCCCTCCCCCGTCGCCTGA
- a CDS encoding ArsR/SmtB family transcription factor, which translates to MKPYTHPALGDVSLPAVMQALSDPCRIEILRSLMDAGELACGDIPLDISKATVSHHFAVLREAGLVLTRTEGTRCLNTVREEELEKRFPGLLGLVLREKSKKPAKRPSVQGA; encoded by the coding sequence ATGAAACCCTACACCCACCCCGCGCTCGGCGATGTCTCCCTGCCGGCGGTCATGCAGGCCCTTTCCGATCCGTGCCGGATCGAGATCCTGCGCTCCCTCATGGATGCGGGCGAGCTCGCCTGTGGTGACATCCCGCTCGATATCTCGAAGGCAACCGTTTCCCACCACTTCGCCGTCCTCCGCGAGGCGGGGCTGGTTCTCACCCGTACCGAGGGCACGCGCTGCCTCAATACCGTGCGGGAGGAAGAACTTGAGAAGCGCTTCCCTGGGCTGCTCGGCCTCGTTCTCCGCGAGAAGTCCAAGAAGCCGGCGAAAAGGCCTAGCGTCCAAGGCGCTTGA
- a CDS encoding (2Fe-2S)-binding protein, whose protein sequence is MKTFTLNVNGQTRQAEAADDTPLLWVLRDHLDLVGTKFGCGMALCGACTVHVDGQAVRACVLPVSQVGDKKVTTIEGLAQDGKLTALQKAWCDHDVAQCGYCQAGQIMCATALLAEKPKPTDAEIDAAMSGNLCRCATYTRIRQAIHTAAAQ, encoded by the coding sequence ATGAAAACTTTCACCCTCAACGTCAACGGTCAGACCCGCCAGGCGGAGGCGGCCGACGACACACCGCTTCTCTGGGTTCTCCGGGACCATCTTGATCTGGTCGGCACCAAGTTCGGTTGCGGCATGGCGCTTTGCGGGGCCTGTACCGTGCATGTCGATGGACAGGCGGTCCGTGCCTGTGTGCTGCCGGTCTCGCAGGTCGGTGACAAGAAGGTCACGACGATCGAAGGCCTTGCCCAAGACGGCAAGCTCACCGCGCTTCAGAAGGCCTGGTGCGATCACGATGTCGCGCAGTGCGGCTATTGCCAGGCCGGGCAGATCATGTGTGCCACCGCCCTGCTCGCCGAGAAACCGAAGCCCACTGATGCCGAGATCGATGCGGCGATGTCCGGGAACCTCTGCCGCTGCGCCACCTACACCCGCATCCGCCAAGCCATTCACACCGCCGCCGCCCAATGA
- a CDS encoding xanthine dehydrogenase family protein molybdopterin-binding subunit gives MNSALPALDRRGFFRISALAGGGFFLGSFSAQAADSSPEAFSPNAYVRITPEGAVTIFSKNPEVGQGIKTSLPMIIAEELEIPWEKVTVEQAPVNEKSYGRQVAGGSMSTPTNYDTHRKMGAIARVMLVEAAAKEWGVPASECEAIAGEVVHKSSGKKLGYGALATAASKLPIPDQNSVPLKKVADFKLLGKRIGGVDNPKIVTGQPLFGIDQKQPGLKYACYVRCPVFTGKVKEANLDEIKKLPGITDAFVIEGTADHYGLLPGIAIIGIDTWSTFQARKALKVTWDSDTKESFAAHAAKAAELMKEGKAANEIRRSGSPEFPDDGKTISGSYHYPHLSHANLEPQNCTAVFKDGAVEVWAPTQNPGPGFDGIAKALGIPKEKVTIHMTRIGGGFGRRLMGDFMIECAAIAQKLEGTPVKVTWTRDQDLAHDYYRAGGWHHFRGRLDDSGKLATWADHFVTFGLNSDERTGNGADLGGDEFPSRFVPNLLLERTILSSNTPLGWWRAPGSCALAWAIQGFIDEMAHAAKKDPLDFRLELLGEDREVPASGGRGVPYNATRMKGVLRLAAEKSGWGEKLEPGRGRGIAFHFSHLGYVAVVADVTVSKEGVLKVNKLTAACDVGPIMNLSGAENQVQGSMIDGLSAAWFQEILVENGAVQQTNFHEYPLLTMKDAPRVEVHFAKSDFPPTGLGEPALPPTAPAITNAIFAATGKRVRTLPLAKQDLSWS, from the coding sequence ATGAACTCCGCCCTTCCCGCTCTCGACCGTCGCGGGTTCTTCCGCATCAGCGCGCTGGCTGGCGGAGGATTCTTCCTCGGCTCCTTCTCAGCTCAGGCTGCCGATTCCTCGCCCGAAGCGTTCTCGCCGAATGCTTACGTCCGCATCACGCCGGAGGGTGCGGTGACCATTTTCTCCAAGAACCCGGAGGTGGGGCAGGGGATCAAGACCTCCCTGCCCATGATCATCGCGGAAGAACTCGAAATCCCTTGGGAAAAGGTAACGGTCGAGCAGGCGCCGGTAAACGAGAAGTCCTACGGACGCCAGGTTGCCGGAGGAAGCATGTCCACGCCCACGAATTACGATACCCATCGTAAAATGGGTGCCATCGCCCGGGTGATGCTGGTCGAGGCCGCGGCCAAGGAGTGGGGCGTGCCAGCCTCCGAGTGCGAGGCGATCGCCGGGGAAGTGGTGCACAAGTCCAGCGGCAAGAAGCTCGGCTATGGCGCGCTTGCCACCGCGGCTTCGAAGCTTCCCATCCCTGATCAAAACTCCGTGCCGCTGAAGAAAGTCGCGGATTTCAAACTTCTGGGGAAGCGGATCGGCGGGGTGGACAATCCGAAGATCGTCACCGGCCAGCCCTTGTTCGGCATCGATCAGAAGCAGCCCGGTCTCAAGTACGCCTGCTATGTCCGCTGCCCCGTTTTCACCGGCAAGGTAAAGGAGGCGAACCTCGACGAGATCAAGAAGCTGCCGGGGATCACGGATGCATTCGTCATCGAGGGCACTGCCGACCACTACGGCCTGCTGCCCGGCATCGCCATCATTGGGATCGATACCTGGTCCACCTTCCAGGCGCGGAAGGCGCTCAAAGTGACTTGGGACTCAGATACGAAGGAGAGCTTCGCGGCCCATGCTGCCAAAGCTGCGGAACTGATGAAGGAAGGCAAGGCCGCGAACGAAATTCGCCGCAGCGGCAGTCCGGAGTTCCCCGATGATGGAAAGACCATCTCGGGCAGCTACCATTACCCGCACCTCTCGCACGCGAATCTGGAACCTCAGAACTGCACCGCGGTCTTCAAGGACGGGGCCGTGGAGGTCTGGGCTCCGACCCAGAATCCCGGTCCCGGCTTCGATGGCATCGCGAAGGCGCTCGGCATCCCCAAGGAGAAGGTGACGATCCACATGACGCGCATCGGCGGTGGCTTCGGCCGCCGCTTGATGGGTGACTTCATGATTGAGTGCGCCGCCATCGCGCAGAAGCTAGAAGGCACGCCGGTAAAGGTCACTTGGACCCGCGATCAGGATCTCGCGCACGATTACTATCGTGCCGGTGGTTGGCATCACTTCCGCGGTCGTCTCGATGATTCCGGAAAGCTCGCCACTTGGGCCGATCACTTCGTGACCTTCGGCCTCAATAGCGACGAACGCACCGGCAACGGTGCCGACCTGGGTGGCGACGAGTTCCCCAGTCGCTTCGTTCCGAACCTGCTTCTGGAGCGGACCATTCTTTCCAGCAATACGCCCCTCGGTTGGTGGCGCGCTCCCGGTTCCTGCGCGCTCGCGTGGGCGATCCAAGGCTTCATCGATGAGATGGCGCATGCCGCGAAGAAGGATCCGCTCGACTTCCGCCTGGAGCTTTTGGGCGAGGATCGCGAAGTGCCCGCCAGCGGTGGCCGCGGTGTCCCCTACAATGCCACCCGCATGAAAGGCGTCCTCCGGCTTGCCGCGGAGAAATCGGGCTGGGGCGAGAAGCTTGAACCCGGGCGGGGCAGGGGAATCGCATTCCACTTCAGCCATCTTGGCTATGTCGCCGTGGTCGCCGATGTCACCGTCAGCAAGGAGGGCGTGCTCAAGGTCAACAAGCTCACCGCAGCTTGCGATGTCGGTCCCATCATGAACCTCAGCGGTGCGGAGAACCAGGTCCAAGGCTCGATGATCGATGGCCTCAGCGCTGCATGGTTCCAAGAGATCCTCGTGGAGAACGGAGCCGTTCAGCAGACCAACTTCCACGAGTATCCCCTCCTTACCATGAAGGATGCGCCACGAGTCGAAGTTCATTTCGCCAAATCCGACTTCCCGCCCACAGGCCTCGGTGAACCGGCTCTCCCTCCCACCGCGCCCGCGATCACCAACGCCATCTTCGCCGCGACCGGCAAGCGCGTCCGTACCTTGCCCTTGGCCAAACAGGATCTAAGCTGGAGCTGA
- a CDS encoding XdhC family protein, whose translation MSDWPFLFDFARRHQNDRLALATLVAREGSSYRQPGARMLIAADGSFTGSLSGGCIEEGIARTARRVLENGTPERIVIDTRPHFGCPGKLHILIEAIDPTLPARIASTLRERRSLTLVTGPCGTRFDGRADSGELLEKVAPPPRLVVVGWTPDIDPVLAFASSLGWERHRVLRDDRMLPETPSIAGESVVSLASEDFARSFRPDPLTAVLVMTHHLATDLAFLREILPAGYGYLGLLGSRRRRETLLAELGSLGLLEDPSITDRFHAPVGLDLGGHHPATIALAIVAEIQAVLAGASGGFLRDRSGTIHSEPLPA comes from the coding sequence ATGTCCGACTGGCCCTTCCTCTTCGACTTCGCCCGACGTCATCAAAATGACCGCCTGGCCTTGGCGACTCTTGTGGCGCGGGAAGGGTCTAGCTATCGTCAGCCCGGCGCCCGCATGCTCATCGCCGCGGACGGCTCCTTCACTGGCTCCCTCAGCGGCGGTTGTATCGAGGAGGGCATCGCCCGCACGGCCCGCCGGGTGTTGGAGAACGGGACACCGGAGCGCATCGTGATCGACACGCGCCCGCATTTCGGCTGCCCGGGCAAGCTCCACATCCTTATTGAGGCCATCGATCCAACTCTTCCCGCCCGCATCGCGTCCACGTTGCGCGAGCGCAGATCCCTGACTTTGGTGACCGGGCCCTGCGGGACTCGCTTCGATGGCAGGGCGGACTCCGGCGAACTGCTGGAGAAGGTTGCGCCGCCGCCTCGCCTGGTGGTGGTGGGCTGGACTCCTGACATCGATCCCGTCCTCGCCTTCGCGTCTTCCCTCGGCTGGGAACGGCATCGTGTTCTCCGCGATGATCGCATGCTTCCGGAGACGCCCAGCATTGCGGGCGAGTCGGTGGTCTCGCTCGCTTCGGAGGACTTCGCGCGCAGTTTTCGTCCCGACCCGCTCACCGCGGTGCTGGTGATGACCCATCATCTCGCCACCGATCTGGCCTTCCTGCGCGAGATCCTGCCGGCGGGCTACGGTTATCTTGGCCTTCTCGGCTCGCGCCGTCGCCGCGAAACCCTTCTCGCCGAGCTTGGCTCGCTTGGGCTTCTGGAGGATCCATCGATCACGGATCGCTTCCACGCCCCCGTAGGTCTCGATCTCGGCGGCCACCACCCGGCGACCATCGCTCTCGCCATCGTCGCGGAGATCCAGGCGGTGCTTGCCGGGGCCTCCGGTGGCTTTCTCCGGGATCGTAGCGGTACGATTCATTCCGAGCCTCTCCCGGCGTGA